In Cicer arietinum cultivar CDC Frontier isolate Library 1 chromosome 1, Cicar.CDCFrontier_v2.0, whole genome shotgun sequence, one DNA window encodes the following:
- the LOC101508900 gene encoding 60S ribosomal protein L37, translating to MGKGTGSFGKRRNKTHTLCIRCGRRSFHLQKSRCSACAYPAARVRKYNWSVKAIRRKTTGTGRMRYLRHVPRRFKSGFREGTEAAPRKKGGAATA from the exons ATG GGTAAGGGAACCGGAAGTTTTGGTAAGAGGAGGAACAAGACTCACACTCTCTGTATCAGGTGTGGCCGCCGCAGTTTCCACCTCCAGAAAAGTCGATGCTCAGCATGCGCTTACCCCGCTGCTCGTGTCAGGAAAT ATAACTGGAGTGTTAAGGCAATTCGCAGAAAGACCACTGGAACTGGTAGGATGAGGTATTTGCGTCATGTTCCTCGCCGATTCAAGAGTGGCTTCAGAGAGG GAACTGAAGCTGCACCTAGGAAGAAGGGAGGAGCTGCAACTGCTTAA